The Macaca fascicularis isolate 582-1 chromosome 1, T2T-MFA8v1.1 genome includes a window with the following:
- the NCMAP gene encoding noncompact myelin-associated protein isoform X1, protein MTGWIEMTTATPLGDTTFFSLNMTTRGEDFLYKSSGAIVAAVVVVVIIIFTVVLILLKMYNRKMRTRRELEPKGPKPTTPSAVGPNNNGSQHPPTVTFSPVDVHVETR, encoded by the exons GATCGAGATGACCACAGCCACCCCTCTGGGGGATACCACCTTCTTCTCCTTGAACATGACCACCAGGGGAGAAGACTTCCTGTATAAGA GTTCTGGAGCCATTGTTGCTGCCGTTGTGGTCGTTGTCATCATCATCTTCACCGTGGTTCTGATCCTGCTGAAGATGTACAACAG GAAAATGAGGACGAGGCGGGAACTGGAGCCCAAGGGCCCCAAGCCAACCACCCCTTCTGCCGTGGGTCCAAACAACAATGGCAGCCAACACCCTCCAACTGTGACCTTCAGCCCTGTTGACGTCCATGTGGAGACTCGGTGA
- the NCMAP gene encoding noncompact myelin-associated protein isoform X2: MTTATPLGDTTFFSLNMTTRGEDFLYKSSGAIVAAVVVVVIIIFTVVLILLKMYNRKMRTRRELEPKGPKPTTPSAVGPNNNGSQHPPTVTFSPVDVHVETR; the protein is encoded by the exons ATGACCACAGCCACCCCTCTGGGGGATACCACCTTCTTCTCCTTGAACATGACCACCAGGGGAGAAGACTTCCTGTATAAGA GTTCTGGAGCCATTGTTGCTGCCGTTGTGGTCGTTGTCATCATCATCTTCACCGTGGTTCTGATCCTGCTGAAGATGTACAACAG GAAAATGAGGACGAGGCGGGAACTGGAGCCCAAGGGCCCCAAGCCAACCACCCCTTCTGCCGTGGGTCCAAACAACAATGGCAGCCAACACCCTCCAACTGTGACCTTCAGCCCTGTTGACGTCCATGTGGAGACTCGGTGA